A window of the Nocardia sp. NBC_01329 genome harbors these coding sequences:
- a CDS encoding maleate cis-trans isomerase family protein, whose translation MEGPVAQRGIGIIAPFDLALERELWRWAPLEVSLHLARTPYEPVPVSLAMAELVSDAVHLTAATRNVLHVEPEVVAYLCNSGSFIKGIEYERSLCDTICRAGAANAVTTSGALLEAVRHLNIGQISVMTPYDELLTGKLRDFLDEAGCSVVRSEHLGLGGGIWKVNYRTIAERIIGADDPRAEAIFVSCTNLPTYDIIEPLEKMLGKPIITANQLTMWACLGRMKLPMMGPGRWLLEVF comes from the coding sequence ATGGAGGGCCCGGTCGCGCAACGGGGCATCGGTATCATCGCACCGTTCGACCTGGCGTTGGAGCGCGAGCTATGGCGCTGGGCGCCGCTCGAAGTGAGCCTGCACCTGGCACGCACCCCGTACGAGCCGGTGCCGGTATCGCTGGCCATGGCCGAACTGGTCTCCGATGCCGTCCACCTCACCGCGGCGACCCGCAATGTGCTGCACGTGGAACCCGAGGTCGTCGCCTACCTGTGCAATTCCGGCAGTTTCATCAAAGGGATCGAATACGAACGGTCCCTGTGCGACACGATCTGCCGAGCCGGCGCCGCGAACGCGGTCACCACATCCGGAGCCCTGCTCGAGGCCGTACGGCATCTCAATATCGGGCAGATCTCGGTGATGACTCCCTACGACGAACTCCTCACCGGCAAACTACGCGACTTTCTCGACGAAGCCGGATGCTCCGTGGTCCGATCCGAACATCTGGGCCTCGGCGGCGGTATCTGGAAGGTCAACTACCGCACCATCGCCGAACGCATCATCGGTGCCGACGACCCCCGGGCCGAGGCGATTTTCGTGAGCTGCACCAATCTGCCCACCTACGACATCATCGAACCGCTGGAAAAGATGCTGGGCAAGCCGATCATCACCGCGAACCAGCTCACCATGTGGGCCTGTCTGGGGCGGATGAAACTGCCCATGATGGGTCCCGGCCGGTGGCTGCTGGAGGTGTTCTGA
- a CDS encoding D-2-hydroxyacid dehydrogenase, with product MESGPIVTVVHSGRPPDPALMAPVSARATVRYTDSAGLADALSGAQVLFVYDFQTPALPEAWSAADRLRWVHVAATGVDTVLFPELCASDVVVTNTRGVFDTAIAEYVLGQILDFAKDLTGSNRLQQQQTWQHRESERIAGSTALVVGTGAIGRAIAGLLRATGMRVRAVGRRARTDDPDFGVVTTDLYAELPCADYVVAIAPLTDHTRHMFDARAFGAMKPHARFVNVGRGELVVTDDLVEALRSGGIAGAALDVVDPEPLPSGHPLWTLPTARVTPHSSGDFVGWRAEMVAAFTANFDRWSAGRPLDNVVDKTLGYVPG from the coding sequence ATGGAATCGGGCCCAATTGTCACCGTTGTGCACAGTGGCCGACCGCCCGATCCGGCCCTCATGGCGCCGGTGAGTGCGCGGGCCACGGTGCGGTACACCGACTCCGCCGGGCTGGCGGACGCGCTGTCCGGCGCGCAGGTGTTGTTCGTCTACGACTTCCAGACTCCCGCGTTGCCGGAGGCTTGGTCCGCCGCCGACCGGTTGCGCTGGGTGCACGTCGCGGCGACCGGCGTAGATACCGTGCTGTTCCCCGAACTGTGCGCCAGCGACGTGGTCGTCACCAACACCCGGGGTGTTTTCGACACCGCGATCGCCGAATACGTGCTCGGTCAGATCCTCGACTTCGCCAAGGATCTCACCGGCTCCAACCGGCTACAGCAGCAACAGACCTGGCAGCATCGTGAATCCGAGCGTATCGCTGGGTCCACCGCACTCGTCGTCGGGACCGGGGCGATCGGCCGTGCCATCGCCGGACTGCTGCGTGCCACCGGGATGCGGGTGCGCGCGGTCGGTCGCCGAGCCCGTACCGACGATCCGGATTTCGGTGTCGTGACCACCGATCTGTACGCCGAACTTCCGTGCGCCGATTACGTCGTCGCCATAGCCCCGCTCACCGACCACACCCGGCATATGTTCGACGCCCGCGCGTTCGGTGCCATGAAGCCGCACGCTCGTTTCGTCAACGTGGGACGCGGTGAACTGGTGGTGACCGACGATCTCGTCGAAGCGCTGCGGTCCGGTGGGATCGCCGGCGCCGCACTGGACGTGGTGGATCCGGAGCCGCTACCGTCCGGCCATCCACTGTGGACCCTGCCCACCGCGCGCGTCACACCGCACAGTTCCGGTGATTTCGTCGGCTGGCGTGCCGAGATGGTCGCCGCGTTCACCGCCAATTTCGACCGTTGGTCGGCAGGTCGTCCGCTGGACAATGTCGTCGATAAAACGCTGGGGTATGTGCCCGGCTGA